Proteins found in one Amycolatopsis aidingensis genomic segment:
- a CDS encoding DUF2079 domain-containing protein codes for MTVLDPPADPAGPRTTAAGRARRGPATLLGLLALVPFALATAEAIRAPRMHLLLDYWHVLAKITGDDGSLAPATLVGYHLDQPFVLPSLFFWFDAAILGGDNRALGAFTVALAGLIVVLLRMMLPGTLDPGKRWALTAGFAFLILSSHAAELWTQATNGISWVPAVLCSVLALLLAQRDRPWPAYAAAAAGCLSFGAAFPVWFALALTAWLTGRGRVAALLPAGAGLAVLAFWFATKPAGPQSLATSALDPHGRLSVLGASLGGLWSAEVAVLAVIPGGATAAVLLLAGWSAIRERPAGPAEPAARAGAAWVGLGGYALLLAGMLALGRTSEAPVPGGNVGLISRYVLVSALATCAALALLVLHRPRLPLRQVVALVLAVSFVTYVVGGTKASTVRDSYAPLEVSAVALRVGAEDALRELRIQPGVRPAARAMGTYPFTDDFSLGCGGRELGDRIDPAAAVPLPGPESAAPGRGVVDTAPVTGGVLLSGWAMLEGRQPDCVLVVDGTGTVVGGGVTGLPRPDVPGPASGWRAAAAPDVARPAVILAAGPALYRLTPAETP; via the coding sequence ATGACCGTGCTGGATCCGCCCGCCGACCCGGCGGGGCCGCGCACAACCGCGGCCGGCCGGGCGAGACGCGGCCCGGCCACGCTGCTCGGCCTGCTCGCGCTGGTGCCGTTTGCCCTGGCCACGGCCGAGGCGATCCGCGCCCCGCGGATGCACCTACTGCTCGACTACTGGCACGTGTTAGCCAAGATCACCGGCGATGACGGCTCCCTCGCGCCGGCGACGTTGGTCGGTTATCACCTCGACCAGCCATTCGTGCTGCCATCGTTATTTTTCTGGTTCGATGCCGCGATCCTCGGCGGAGACAATCGCGCGCTGGGCGCGTTCACCGTGGCGCTCGCGGGGCTGATCGTCGTGCTACTCCGGATGATGCTCCCCGGCACGCTCGATCCCGGTAAAAGATGGGCCTTGACGGCCGGATTCGCCTTCCTGATCCTGTCCTCGCACGCCGCCGAACTGTGGACACAGGCGACCAACGGCATCAGCTGGGTGCCGGCGGTGCTGTGCTCGGTGCTGGCCCTGCTGCTTGCGCAGCGGGATCGGCCATGGCCGGCCTACGCCGCCGCGGCGGCGGGCTGCCTGTCCTTCGGCGCGGCCTTTCCGGTGTGGTTCGCGCTCGCGCTCACCGCCTGGCTCACCGGCCGGGGCCGGGTGGCCGCGCTGCTGCCCGCCGGTGCCGGACTCGCCGTGCTGGCGTTCTGGTTCGCCACCAAGCCCGCCGGGCCACAGTCCCTGGCCACCTCGGCACTCGACCCGCACGGCAGGCTCTCGGTTCTGGGTGCGTCGCTGGGTGGCCTGTGGTCGGCCGAGGTCGCGGTGCTCGCGGTGATCCCGGGCGGGGCCACCGCCGCCGTACTGCTGCTGGCCGGATGGTCAGCGATCCGGGAACGGCCGGCCGGTCCGGCCGAACCGGCCGCGCGGGCCGGGGCGGCCTGGGTGGGGCTCGGCGGTTACGCCTTGCTGCTGGCCGGGATGCTGGCGCTGGGCCGCACCAGCGAGGCTCCGGTACCCGGCGGGAACGTCGGGCTGATCAGCCGGTACGTACTCGTGTCCGCGCTGGCCACCTGCGCCGCCCTCGCGCTGCTGGTGCTGCACCGCCCCCGGCTGCCGCTGCGCCAGGTGGTCGCGCTGGTACTGGCCGTCTCCTTCGTCACCTACGTCGTCGGTGGCACCAAGGCCAGCACCGTGCGGGACAGCTACGCGCCGCTGGAGGTGTCCGCGGTCGCCCTGCGAGTGGGCGCCGAGGATGCGCTGCGCGAGTTGCGGATCCAGCCCGGGGTCCGGCCCGCCGCGCGGGCCATGGGCACGTATCCCTTCACCGACGACTTTTCCCTGGGCTGCGGCGGCCGCGAGCTGGGCGACCGGATCGACCCGGCGGCCGCGGTACCGCTGCCCGGGCCGGAGTCCGCGGCCCCCGGCCGCGGGGTGGTGGACACCGCACCGGTCACCGGGGGTGTGCTGCTGTCCGGCTGGGCGATGCTGGAAGGGCGGCAACCGGACTGCGTACTGGTGGTGGACGGCACCGGCACGGTGGTCGGTGGCGGGGTCACCGGGCTGCCCCGGCCGGACGTGCCAGGGCCCGCCTCCGGCTGGCGCGCGGCCGCCGCGCCGGACGTCGCCCGCCCTGCCGTCATCCTCGCCGCCGGGCCGGCCCTCTACCGCCTCACCCCCGCCGAGACGCCCTGA
- a CDS encoding chitinase C-terminal domain-containing protein has translation MHQIDRRRGLLTHRSASLTAAVLAVVTAVVAALLTLVGSPPRSHAAEHEECRPDGLYNGSGVDVPYCEVYDTDGREKLGAGHSRRVIGYFTSWRTGENGAPTYLASDIPWDKVTHINYAFGHIDEQNRLSAGEDHPGNPATDMEWPDVPGAEMDPSLPYQGHFNLLNKYKKQNPDVKTLIAVGGWAETGGILEPDGTRNPTGGFYKLTESQQSIDTFADSAVEFIREYGFDGVDIDYEYATSAQYAGHPEDYWISNQRRGELMEGYVALMRTLREKLDAASAEDGKYYELTAAVSASGWILRGAETYQVTEYLDFANMMTYDLHGSWNQFVGPNAALYDNGNDNELEYWDVYDTPVYDGIGHLNGDWAYHYFRGAMQAGRINLGVPFYTRGWQDVSGGTNGLWGEAPLPDQDQCPPGTGGNVGSEVPCGNGAVGIDNLWHDETAAGDEVPSGANPMWHAKNLEEGITPDYLEDYGLDPNEEKNQITGDYVRHYDSTLTAPWLWNEQKKVFLSTEDEESLAAKARYVADKGLGGVMIWELAGDYAFDQDANGGKGQYFMGTTLLDTLNAELSGAAPYGNTKANEPMPEEVLDVDVEFTDFALGDNNYPINPTMTITNNSDQTIPGGATIEFDYGTSAPGSMIDQSGMGLSVTERGHSGPNVGGLDGDFQHVSLRVPNWQSVPAGGELSLKVRYYLPIATPGNFTLTFGGQSYAITADYPRGSGGGTPPTSTPTTPTSTTQPPACTEPPWSASTVYNGGETVSHDGRLWRAKWWTQGEEPGTTGQWGVWTDLGPC, from the coding sequence ATGCACCAGATCGACCGCCGAAGAGGTTTGCTGACCCACCGGTCGGCAAGCCTCACCGCGGCGGTACTGGCCGTGGTCACCGCCGTGGTGGCGGCCCTGCTCACCCTGGTCGGCAGCCCGCCCCGATCACACGCAGCCGAGCACGAGGAATGCCGGCCGGACGGCCTGTACAACGGGTCCGGAGTGGACGTTCCGTACTGCGAGGTCTACGACACCGACGGCAGGGAGAAGCTCGGGGCCGGGCACTCGCGAAGAGTGATCGGGTACTTCACCAGCTGGCGGACCGGCGAGAACGGCGCACCCACCTACCTGGCCAGCGACATCCCCTGGGACAAGGTCACCCACATCAACTACGCCTTCGGGCACATCGACGAGCAGAACCGGCTCTCCGCAGGGGAGGACCATCCCGGCAACCCGGCCACCGACATGGAATGGCCTGACGTCCCGGGCGCGGAGATGGACCCCTCCCTTCCGTACCAGGGGCACTTCAACCTGCTGAACAAGTACAAGAAGCAGAACCCGGACGTCAAGACACTGATCGCGGTCGGTGGCTGGGCCGAGACCGGCGGGATCCTGGAACCGGACGGCACGCGGAACCCGACCGGTGGGTTCTACAAGCTGACCGAGAGCCAGCAGTCGATCGACACCTTTGCCGACTCGGCGGTGGAGTTCATCCGCGAGTACGGCTTCGATGGGGTGGACATCGACTACGAGTACGCCACGTCCGCACAGTACGCCGGGCACCCCGAGGACTACTGGATCTCCAACCAGCGCCGGGGCGAGCTGATGGAGGGCTACGTCGCGCTGATGCGGACGCTGCGGGAGAAGCTGGACGCGGCGAGCGCCGAGGACGGCAAGTACTACGAGCTGACCGCGGCGGTCTCCGCATCCGGCTGGATCCTGCGCGGTGCGGAGACCTATCAGGTGACCGAGTACCTGGACTTCGCCAACATGATGACCTACGACCTGCACGGGTCGTGGAACCAGTTCGTCGGCCCGAACGCCGCGCTCTACGACAACGGCAACGACAACGAACTGGAGTACTGGGACGTCTACGACACCCCGGTGTACGACGGCATCGGCCACCTCAACGGGGACTGGGCGTACCACTACTTCCGCGGTGCCATGCAGGCCGGCCGGATCAACCTGGGCGTACCCTTCTACACCCGCGGCTGGCAGGACGTCTCCGGCGGCACCAACGGGTTGTGGGGCGAGGCTCCGCTGCCCGACCAGGACCAGTGCCCACCGGGAACCGGCGGCAACGTCGGCTCCGAGGTCCCTTGCGGGAACGGCGCGGTCGGTATCGACAACCTGTGGCACGACGAGACGGCCGCGGGTGACGAGGTCCCCTCCGGAGCGAACCCGATGTGGCATGCCAAGAACCTCGAGGAAGGCATCACCCCGGACTACCTCGAGGACTACGGGCTGGACCCGAACGAGGAGAAGAACCAGATCACCGGCGACTACGTCCGGCACTACGACAGCACGCTGACCGCACCCTGGCTGTGGAACGAGCAGAAGAAGGTCTTCCTGTCCACGGAGGACGAGGAGTCCCTTGCGGCCAAGGCACGGTACGTCGCGGACAAGGGCCTCGGCGGCGTGATGATCTGGGAGCTGGCCGGGGACTACGCCTTCGACCAGGACGCGAACGGCGGCAAGGGCCAGTACTTCATGGGCACCACCTTGCTGGACACGCTCAACGCCGAGCTGAGCGGGGCGGCGCCGTACGGCAACACCAAGGCGAACGAGCCGATGCCGGAGGAGGTGCTGGACGTCGACGTGGAGTTCACCGACTTCGCGCTCGGCGACAACAACTACCCGATCAACCCGACCATGACGATCACGAACAACTCGGATCAGACCATTCCCGGTGGCGCCACGATCGAGTTCGACTACGGCACCAGCGCCCCCGGCAGCATGATCGACCAGTCCGGAATGGGACTGTCGGTCACCGAACGGGGACACTCCGGTCCGAACGTGGGCGGGTTGGACGGCGATTTCCAGCATGTCTCGCTGCGGGTACCGAACTGGCAGTCCGTCCCGGCAGGCGGCGAACTGTCCCTGAAGGTCCGCTACTACCTGCCGATCGCGACGCCGGGCAACTTCACCTTGACCTTCGGCGGGCAGTCCTACGCGATCACCGCGGACTACCCGCGCGGGTCCGGCGGCGGCACGCCACCGACCAGCACACCGACCACCCCCACCTCGACCACCCAGCCGCCGGCCTGCACGGAGCCACCGTGGTCGGCAAGCACGGTCTACAACGGCGGCGAGACCGTGTCGCACGACGGCCGCCTGTGGCGCGCCAAGTGGTGGACCCAGGGCGAGGAGCCCGGCACCACCGGCCAATGGGGCGTCTGGACCGACCTCGGCCCCTGCTGA
- a CDS encoding alpha-lytic protease prodomain-containing protein, producing the protein MTGACFAAALAVTTLSMTQAAAEPAATAGTEADAVTAAPGMLAAMQRDLGLTAEQARTRIVKENRASALEPVLEQRLGASYAGAWISENADHLVVATTDPAEVDRVRSAGAEARVVARTEGQLNQVKAKLDRIAPPSSVPGWYVDPKGNELVVLFHPSTADAAQSFVQAAGVDPSWVRLVESPETPRPLYDVRGGDAYYMGSGGRCSVGFSVEGGFVTAGHCGSVGTSTSGHNRAAQGTFRGSLFPGSGDYAWVEVNSNWTPTNVVNGYSNGNVTVAGSQESSVGSSICRSGSTTGWHCGTVQAKNQSVSYPQGTVTGMTRTTVCAEPGDSGGAYLTGQQAQGVTSGGSGNCSSGGTTFFQPVNEILSAYGLTLVTDGGGGDPPPPPPPGDCGDLSPWNASTGYAPGDMVSHNGHQWESTWYSTGAEPGAPGSWAVWRDAGAC; encoded by the coding sequence GTGACCGGAGCGTGCTTCGCGGCAGCGCTCGCGGTCACCACCCTTTCCATGACACAGGCGGCGGCCGAACCGGCCGCGACCGCCGGGACCGAGGCCGACGCGGTCACCGCCGCGCCGGGGATGCTCGCCGCGATGCAACGCGACCTCGGTCTCACCGCTGAACAGGCACGCACCCGGATCGTCAAGGAGAACCGGGCCAGCGCGCTGGAGCCGGTGCTCGAGCAGCGGCTCGGCGCCAGCTACGCCGGGGCGTGGATCAGCGAGAACGCCGACCACCTCGTGGTCGCCACCACCGACCCGGCCGAGGTCGACCGGGTGCGGTCCGCGGGCGCCGAGGCCAGGGTGGTGGCCCGCACCGAGGGCCAGCTGAACCAGGTCAAGGCCAAGCTGGACCGGATCGCACCGCCGAGCTCGGTGCCGGGCTGGTACGTGGATCCGAAGGGCAACGAGCTCGTCGTGCTGTTCCATCCGTCCACGGCGGACGCGGCACAGTCGTTCGTCCAGGCGGCCGGGGTGGACCCGAGCTGGGTCCGGCTGGTCGAGTCGCCCGAGACACCGCGCCCGCTGTACGACGTCCGCGGCGGCGACGCCTACTACATGGGCAGCGGCGGCCGGTGCTCGGTCGGCTTCTCGGTGGAAGGCGGGTTCGTCACCGCGGGCCACTGCGGCAGCGTCGGCACCAGCACCAGCGGGCACAACCGGGCCGCGCAGGGCACCTTCCGCGGCTCGCTGTTCCCCGGCAGCGGCGACTACGCCTGGGTCGAGGTCAACTCGAACTGGACGCCCACCAACGTGGTGAACGGCTACTCCAACGGCAACGTCACCGTCGCGGGCTCCCAGGAGTCCTCGGTCGGCTCGTCGATCTGCCGGTCCGGCTCCACTACCGGCTGGCACTGCGGCACGGTGCAGGCCAAGAACCAGAGCGTCAGCTACCCGCAGGGCACGGTCACCGGGATGACCAGGACCACCGTGTGCGCGGAGCCCGGCGACTCCGGCGGCGCGTACCTCACCGGCCAGCAGGCGCAGGGCGTCACCTCCGGCGGTAGCGGCAACTGCAGCTCCGGCGGGACGACCTTCTTCCAGCCGGTCAACGAGATCCTGAGCGCCTACGGGCTGACTCTGGTGACCGACGGTGGCGGTGGCGACCCGCCGCCTCCGCCGCCCCCCGGTGACTGCGGCGACCTCTCGCCGTGGAACGCCAGCACCGGCTACGCGCCCGGCGACATGGTGTCGCACAACGGGCATCAGTGGGAGTCCACCTGGTACTCCACCGGTGCCGAGCCGGGCGCCCCGGGTTCCTGGGCGGTCTGGCGAGACGCGGGAGCCTGCTGA
- a CDS encoding quaternary amine ABC transporter ATP-binding protein — protein MAVPVQQPSTDDDPAAAPVISARGLWKVFGPRAAEVPRSAELRELSRPELMERTGCTAAVREVDFDVSPGEVFVVMGLSGSGKSTLVRCLTRLIEPTAGELSFEGEDLLAADAKQLRTLRRNKFSMVFQHFGLLPHRSVVENVGFGLEVRGVGKAERLRRANEVIELVGLDSYRNSYPDQLSGGMQQRVGLARALAGEPDVLFFDEPFSALDPLIRREMQNEVIHLHRTVGKTMVFITHDLSEALKLGDRILIMRDGQMVQLGTGDELVGAPADDYVRDFVRDVPRADVLTLKWIMREPRPGDELDGPELGPDTLAREATRSVLTAGKPVKVVRDGELLGIVSDEEILTLVVGRGDEE, from the coding sequence TTGGCCGTCCCTGTCCAGCAACCCAGCACCGACGACGACCCCGCAGCCGCACCCGTCATCTCGGCACGCGGCCTGTGGAAGGTGTTCGGCCCCAGAGCCGCCGAGGTGCCCCGCTCCGCCGAGCTGCGGGAGCTGAGCCGGCCGGAGCTGATGGAGCGGACCGGCTGCACCGCGGCCGTGCGGGAGGTCGACTTCGACGTCTCGCCCGGCGAGGTGTTCGTCGTGATGGGACTGTCCGGTTCGGGCAAGTCGACCCTCGTCCGCTGCCTCACCCGGCTGATCGAGCCCACTGCGGGCGAGCTCTCCTTCGAAGGCGAGGATCTGCTGGCCGCGGACGCCAAGCAGCTGCGTACCTTGCGGCGCAACAAGTTCTCCATGGTGTTCCAGCACTTCGGACTGTTGCCGCATCGCAGCGTCGTCGAAAATGTCGGTTTTGGACTGGAGGTACGCGGCGTCGGCAAGGCGGAGCGGCTGCGGCGCGCGAACGAGGTCATCGAGCTGGTCGGCCTGGACAGCTACCGCAACTCCTACCCCGACCAGCTCTCCGGCGGTATGCAGCAGCGCGTCGGACTGGCCAGGGCGCTGGCCGGTGAGCCGGACGTGCTGTTCTTCGACGAGCCGTTCTCCGCGCTGGACCCGCTGATCCGGCGGGAGATGCAGAACGAGGTCATCCACCTGCACCGCACCGTCGGCAAGACCATGGTGTTCATCACCCATGACCTTTCCGAGGCGCTCAAGCTCGGCGACCGGATCCTGATCATGCGGGACGGCCAGATGGTCCAGCTCGGCACCGGCGACGAGCTGGTCGGCGCGCCCGCGGACGACTACGTCCGCGACTTCGTCCGGGACGTCCCGCGCGCGGACGTGCTCACCCTCAAGTGGATCATGCGCGAGCCGCGGCCGGGCGACGAGCTGGACGGCCCCGAACTCGGGCCGGACACCCTCGCCAGGGAGGCGACCCGCAGCGTGCTCACCGCTGGCAAGCCGGTGAAAGTCGTGCGGGACGGCGAACTGCTCGGGATCGTCAGCGACGAGGAGATCCTGACCCTCGTCGTCGGCCGGGGGGACGAGGAGTGA
- a CDS encoding ABC transporter permease subunit — translation MAVLDAARSTVGAAARHPRRGLVVLGILACWLLLWLFLRGTHTLALGPAQLTSLHEWLNEVRDAIGANRNSNPIFLYFFNEIRLVIDEFVTFIQSLFARPAYGSPIPVLGWLGVVAVAGYVSYAVANLRVALLAMGGLAFLGLQGLWQESMDTLALTTAAVLIALLFGIPLGMAAGLSDRFHRLITPVLDFMQTMPPFVYLAPLTLFFLIGPASATIATLIYAAPPTIRLTAHGVRSVPRPMVEASESLGATRRQTLTKVLLPAAKRTIVLGINQTIMAALAMVTVAALIDAPGLGKTVVSALGTLEVGQAFNGGLAIVVLAIVLDRVTTAASGRAERARLATRGLAARLRPAALLGGGIAAAVAVWFSRTYVWAAEFPDEVSIGDDIALAVANATDWVKENLVTVTNGIKNGVTEALINPLQALLVQSPWWLVAGVVLAIAIVLGNLRAVLVSIVCIALLIGSGLWQNSMITLAATLVATTIVVLLGLVVGVWMGRSGRADRIIRPLLDAGQTMPPFVYLVPFLALFAASRFTAIAAAVVYAAPVTIKIVADGIRGVPATTVEAATATGASTWQTITKVQLPMARRALTLATNQGLIYVLSMVVVGGLVGAGALGFDVVAGFSQGQLFGKGLAAGVAIVLLGVMLDRISQAAANRSGRITT, via the coding sequence ATGGCGGTACTGGACGCCGCGAGGAGCACCGTCGGCGCCGCCGCGCGGCACCCTCGCCGCGGGCTGGTCGTGCTGGGCATCCTGGCCTGCTGGCTGCTGCTGTGGCTGTTCCTGCGCGGCACGCACACCCTGGCGCTCGGGCCGGCCCAGCTCACCTCGCTGCACGAGTGGCTGAATGAGGTCCGCGACGCGATCGGCGCCAACCGCAACAGCAACCCGATCTTCCTCTACTTCTTCAACGAGATCCGGCTGGTCATCGACGAGTTCGTCACCTTCATCCAGTCGCTGTTCGCCCGGCCGGCCTACGGCTCGCCGATCCCGGTGCTCGGCTGGCTCGGCGTGGTCGCCGTGGCGGGCTACGTCTCCTATGCGGTGGCCAACCTGCGGGTCGCCCTGCTGGCCATGGGCGGCCTGGCCTTCCTCGGGTTGCAGGGGCTGTGGCAGGAGAGCATGGACACCCTGGCGCTGACCACGGCCGCGGTGCTGATCGCCCTGCTGTTCGGGATCCCGCTCGGCATGGCGGCGGGGCTCTCCGACCGGTTCCACCGGCTCATCACGCCGGTGCTGGACTTCATGCAGACGATGCCGCCGTTCGTCTACCTCGCGCCGCTGACGCTGTTCTTCCTGATCGGCCCGGCCTCGGCGACCATCGCCACGCTGATCTACGCCGCTCCCCCGACGATCCGGCTCACCGCGCATGGCGTGCGGTCGGTGCCACGGCCGATGGTCGAGGCCAGCGAGTCACTCGGCGCAACCAGGCGGCAGACCCTGACCAAGGTGCTGCTGCCTGCCGCCAAGCGCACCATCGTGCTCGGCATCAACCAGACGATCATGGCGGCGCTGGCGATGGTCACGGTCGCCGCACTGATCGACGCCCCCGGGCTGGGCAAGACCGTGGTGAGCGCACTGGGCACGCTCGAGGTCGGCCAGGCGTTCAACGGCGGGCTGGCCATCGTGGTGCTGGCGATCGTGCTGGACCGGGTCACCACCGCGGCCAGCGGACGGGCCGAGCGGGCCCGGCTGGCCACCCGCGGGCTTGCCGCCAGGCTGCGACCCGCGGCTCTGCTCGGCGGCGGGATCGCCGCCGCGGTCGCGGTGTGGTTCTCCCGCACCTATGTCTGGGCCGCGGAGTTCCCGGACGAGGTGAGCATCGGCGACGACATCGCGTTGGCCGTGGCGAACGCCACCGACTGGGTGAAGGAGAACCTGGTCACCGTCACGAACGGGATCAAGAACGGGGTGACCGAGGCCCTGATCAACCCGCTGCAGGCGCTGCTGGTGCAATCCCCATGGTGGCTGGTCGCCGGCGTGGTGCTGGCCATCGCGATCGTGCTCGGCAACCTGCGCGCGGTGCTAGTGTCCATTGTCTGCATCGCGCTGCTGATCGGCTCCGGGCTGTGGCAGAACAGCATGATCACCCTGGCGGCCACCCTGGTCGCCACCACGATCGTGGTGCTGCTCGGCCTGGTGGTCGGGGTCTGGATGGGCCGCAGCGGCAGGGCCGACCGGATCATCCGGCCGCTACTGGACGCCGGGCAGACCATGCCGCCGTTCGTCTACCTCGTGCCCTTCCTCGCGCTGTTCGCGGCCTCCCGGTTCACCGCCATCGCGGCCGCCGTGGTGTACGCGGCCCCGGTGACCATCAAGATCGTCGCGGACGGGATCCGCGGGGTGCCCGCGACCACCGTCGAGGCTGCCACGGCCACCGGCGCGAGCACCTGGCAGACCATCACCAAGGTGCAGTTGCCGATGGCGCGCAGGGCGCTGACCCTGGCCACCAACCAGGGCCTGATCTATGTGCTGTCCATGGTGGTCGTCGGCGGCCTTGTCGGCGCGGGCGCGCTCGGCTTCGACGTGGTCGCCGGCTTCTCCCAGGGCCAGCTGTTCGGCAAGGGCCTCGCGGCGGGCGTCGCGATCGTGCTGCTCGGCGTCATGCTCGATCGCATCTCGCAGGCCGCCGCGAACCGGTCCGGCCGGATCACGACCTGA
- a CDS encoding ABC transporter substrate-binding protein gives MGQNRTATTRLALGTGIALVAALGLAGCGGAKVGESGGDSASGECGTFNLAINPWVGYKANAAVIAHVAETELGCTVNKKDLKEEIAWQGFGSGEVDAIVENWGHADLKKKYIEEQQTAVEAGSTGVDGEIGWYVPPWMVEKYPDITDWKNLNKYSDLFQTSESGDKGQLLDGDPSFVTNDEALVRNLDLDYKVVYGGSETALIQGFRQAQEQKKPFLGYFYSPHWLFQDIKLAKVQLPPHTEGCDADEQKVACGYPEYDLDKIVSKKFADAGGPAYQLVQNFKWTNEDQNVVAGYIAKDKMSPEAAAKKWVEENQDKVEAWLP, from the coding sequence GTGGGACAGAACAGGACCGCCACCACCAGGCTGGCGCTCGGCACCGGGATCGCGCTGGTCGCGGCGCTGGGCCTGGCAGGCTGCGGCGGGGCGAAGGTCGGCGAGTCCGGTGGCGATTCCGCCTCCGGGGAGTGCGGCACGTTCAACCTGGCCATCAACCCGTGGGTCGGGTACAAGGCGAACGCCGCGGTGATCGCGCATGTCGCGGAGACCGAGCTGGGCTGCACGGTGAACAAGAAGGATCTCAAGGAGGAGATCGCCTGGCAGGGCTTCGGCAGCGGCGAGGTCGACGCCATCGTGGAGAACTGGGGGCACGCCGACCTCAAGAAGAAGTACATCGAGGAGCAGCAGACCGCCGTCGAGGCGGGCTCCACCGGGGTCGACGGTGAGATCGGCTGGTACGTGCCGCCGTGGATGGTGGAGAAGTACCCGGACATCACCGACTGGAAGAACCTGAACAAGTACTCCGACCTGTTCCAGACCTCCGAGTCGGGGGACAAGGGCCAGCTGCTCGACGGCGACCCCTCGTTCGTCACCAACGACGAGGCGCTGGTGCGCAACCTGGACCTGGACTACAAGGTGGTCTACGGCGGCAGCGAGACCGCGCTGATCCAGGGGTTCCGGCAGGCTCAGGAGCAGAAGAAGCCATTCCTCGGCTATTTCTACTCGCCGCACTGGCTGTTCCAGGACATCAAGCTGGCCAAGGTGCAGCTGCCGCCGCATACCGAGGGCTGCGACGCCGATGAGCAGAAGGTGGCCTGCGGTTATCCGGAATACGACCTGGACAAGATCGTGAGCAAGAAGTTCGCCGACGCGGGCGGGCCGGCATACCAGCTGGTGCAGAACTTCAAGTGGACCAACGAGGACCAGAACGTGGTCGCCGGTTACATCGCCAAGGACAAGATGTCGCCGGAGGCCGCCGCCAAGAAGTGGGTGGAGGAGAACCAGGACAAGGTCGAGGCGTGGCTGCCATGA
- a CDS encoding histone-like nucleoid-structuring protein Lsr2 — MAQQVLVSLVDDIDGSEAQETVEFGLDGVTYQIDLSEENAEELRDVLAQYVEHARRAGGRKRTAKRGARNGARPASADREQNQAIRAWARDQGYEISDRGRIPAEVVEAYHGKK, encoded by the coding sequence GTTGGTTGACGACATCGACGGTTCCGAAGCGCAGGAGACCGTCGAGTTCGGCCTGGACGGCGTCACCTACCAGATCGACCTTTCCGAGGAGAACGCGGAAGAGTTGCGGGACGTTCTGGCCCAGTACGTGGAGCACGCCCGCCGGGCGGGTGGCCGCAAGCGCACCGCGAAGCGCGGTGCGCGCAATGGGGCCCGGCCGGCGAGTGCCGACCGTGAGCAGAATCAGGCGATTCGTGCCTGGGCGCGGGATCAGGGTTACGAGATCTCCGACCGTGGTCGTATCCCCGCCGAGGTGGTCGAGGCCTACCACGGCAAGAAGTAA